The proteins below are encoded in one region of Phaseolus vulgaris cultivar G19833 chromosome 1, P. vulgaris v2.0, whole genome shotgun sequence:
- the LOC137813712 gene encoding uncharacterized protein isoform X1, whose translation MKGKNRRSGGAVHMEYLIHIQEIKPWPPSQSLRLLRSVLIQWENGERASGSTGIVSPSPSPSSVAGEGKLEFNESFKLPVTLSRDMSIRNSTAEVFQKNCLEFHLYETRRDKTVKGQLLGTAIIDLADCGVLRETLSIRTPLNCQRNYRNTDQPLLFIQIEPVEKSYPRSSLKDSLSKGVPKDNNGNESVSALMNGEYAEEAEIASFSDDDVSSHSSVAAVTTSSESSACMPPEQEENGPNGSAQNSGRNDKGYHPLASETRVEKLNVMEQDAYERLERSSSYVSSMDVFSEVESPVNGHASITSIPQYRSVTTPKQVASLNADSSPPALEENSKSRFRSSEHENLDQEGCEKVANSREMGTVVQLNSNESDFDIYSRTTTSLGSDYLDKNPSIGLETKDNLSEICEEVDKSLVQEGGSIEDKHGNEMLHFDKLYLVEDESVMQYAKDQALLSSNLYSSGGSDNGLKCNFLKNERLKHVKSVRSSSSDSVRSIGSLGNNHLTEVKENGVNGDVQNNGGNIQSSDRKEAKVYPREAKKVILDSKIEHMENKIKMLEGELREAAAIEAALFSVVAEHGSSMSKVHAPARRLSRLYLHACKENIEARRAGAAKSAVSGLVLVAKACGNDVPRLTFWLSNSIVLRTIISKTTKNMTPSNPSGSRTRKNGEAKVGNVTQHLIWRGFSPRKNDYTAFENGGIGKWDDLNVFTSALEKVEAWIFSRIVESIWWQSLTPCMHLSDAKVNRKDSSKNYKSMSGSCDQEQGNLSLDIWKNAFREACERLCPIRAGGHECGCLSVLPRLIMEQCVARLDVAMFNAILRESNDDIPTDPVSDPISDPRVLPIPPGKSSFGSGAQLKTAIGNWSRWLTDLFGLDDDDSLDRDGDDLGSNDGSQNTSFKSFHLLNALSDLLMLPKDMLLSSSIRKEVCPMFTAPLIRRILDNFVPDEFCPDPIPDHVFEALDSQQDDLDDGNESINDFPCNAAPIAYSPPPATTITSITGEIGSESQLRRSKSSVVRKSYTSDDELDELNYPLSLILNNGSSAPPSTKSNCKWKESRDESSIRFELLKDVWMNSE comes from the exons ATGAAAGGAAAGAACAGGAGAAGTGGTGGTGCTGTTCATATGGAATACCTAATTCACATTCAGGAGATCAAGCCTTGGCCCCCATCGCAATCTCTGAGATTGCTTCGTTCAGTATTGATACAATGGGAGAATGGGGAACGTGCTTCAGGGTCTACTGGTATTGTTTCCCCTTCTCCCAGTCCTAGTTCTGTTGCTGGTGAAGGAAAGCTTGAGTTTAATGAATCATTTAAGCTTCCTGTAACTCTGTCAAGGGATATGTCTATCAGAAATAGTACTGCTGAGGTGTTCCAAAAGAATTGCTTGGAGTTCCACTTGTACGAGACTCGAAGAGACAAGACTGTTAAAGGGCAGTTGCTGGGAACTGCCATCATAGACTTGGCAGATTGTGGTGTACTTAGAGAGACTTTGAGTATTCGTACGCCATTGAACTGCCAGAGGAATTACAGAAACACGGATCAGCCACTTTTGTTCATTCAAATTGAGCCTGTTGAAAAGAGTTACCCTAGATCCTCTTTGAAAGACAGCTTGTCAAAGGGGGTGCCAAAGGACAATAACGGCAATGAATCTGTATCAGCATTGATGAATGGAGAGTATGCTGAGGAAGCTGAGATTGCTTCTTTTAGTGATGATGATGTTTCCTCTCATTCGTCTGTGGCTGCAGTCACTACTTCCTCTGAGTCTAGCGCATGTATGCCTCCCGAGCAAGAAGAG AATGGACCAAATGGATCAGCTCAAAACAGTGGTAGGAATGACAAGGGGTATCACCCATTGGCCTCAGAGACAAGAGTTGAGAAGTTGAATGTGATGGAGCAAGATGCATATGAGAGACTGGAGAGGAGTTCTTCCTATGTGTCTTCCATGGATGTGTTCTCTGAAGTTGAGAGTCCAGTAAATGGTCATGCCTCTATTACAAGCATTCCCCAGTATAGATCAGTGACTACCCCAAAGCAGGTTGCTTCTTTAAATGCTGATTCTTCTCCCCCAGCCTTAGAGGAAAATTCTAAGAGCAGGTTCAGAAGCAGTGAGCATGAAAATTTGGATCAGGAGGGTTGTGAAAAAGTTGCCAATTCTAGAGAAATGGGTACAGTTGTTCAACTAAACAGTAATGAAAGTGATTTTGACATCTATTCTAGAACCACTACATCTCTAGGTAGTGATTACCTCGACAAGAATCCAAGCATTGGTTTGGAAACCAAAGACAACTTAAGTGAGATATGTGAGGAAGTTGATAAAAGTCTTGTGCAGGAGGGGGGTTCCATTGAGGATAAGCATGGAAATGAAATGTTGCATTTTGATAAGCTGTATCTTGTTGAAGATGAATCAGTGATGCAATATGCAAAAGATCAAGCTTTATTGAGTAGCAATTTATATTCTTCAGGTGGGTCAGATAATGGTTTGAAATGCAATTTTCTGAAAAACGAAAGATTAAAGCATGTTAAGTCTGTAAGGTCATCATCATCAGACTCGGTTAGGAGTATTGGGTCACTTGGTAACAATCATCTCACTGAGGTAAAGGAAAATGGTGTTAATGGAGATGTCCAAAATAATGGAGGGAACATTCAAAGCAGTGACAGAAAAGAGGCCAAGGTTTATCCAAGGGAAGCTAAAAAGGTAATTTTAGACAGCAAGATTGAACACATGGAAAACAAGATAAAGATGCTTGAAGGAGAGTTAAGAGAAGCTGCTGCTATTGAGGCTGCTTTATTTTCAGTAGTTGCCGAACATGGAAGCTCAATGAGTAAGGTTCATGCCCCAGCTCGGCGCCTTTCCAGGCTGTACCTTCATGCTTGTAAAGAAAATATTGAGGCAAGAAGGGCTGGGGCTGCTAAAAGTGCTGTTTCAGGATTAGTCCTTGTTGCGAAGGCATGTGGAAATGATGTCCCAAG GTTGACATTTTGGCTGTCTAATTCTATTGTGCTGAGAACAATTATAAGCAAAACTACCAAAAACATGACACCATCTAATCCTTCTGGATCTAGAACAAGGAAGAATGGAGAGGCCAAAGTTGGAAATGTAACACAACATCTAATATGGAGGGGGTTCTCTCCTAGGAAAAACGATTATACAGCTTTTGAGAATGGGGGTATAGGTAAGTGGGATGACCTAAATGTGTTCACCTCAGCATTGGAAAAGGTAGAAGCTTGGATCTTTTCTCGCATTGTGGAATCTATTTGGTGGCAG TCTTTGACTCCATGTATGCATCTTTCTGATGCAAAGGTCAATCGTAAAGATTcttcaaaaaactataaaaGTATGTCTGGCTCATGTGACCAAGAGCAGGGAAATTTATCGCTAGATATTTGGAAGAATGCTTTTAGAGAAGCCTGTGAAAGGCTATGTCCTATCCGAGCTGGAGGGCATGAGTGTGGTTGTTTGTCTGTGCTGCCTAGATTG ATAATGGAGCAGTGTGTGGCAAGATTGGATGTTGCCATGTTCAATGCCATTCTTCGGGAATCTAATGATGATATTCCAACCGATCCTGTATCTGATCCCATCAGTGATCCCAGGGTTCTCCCCATTCCACCTGGTAAATCAAGCTTCGGATCTGGTGCACAGCTAAAAACAGCG ATCGGGAACTGGTCTAGATGGCTGACCGACCTATTTGGTCTGGATGATGATGATTCACTTGATAGAGATGGTGATGACCTTGGCAGCAATGATGGAAGTCAAAATACATCCTTCAAATCCTTCCATCTTCTTAATGCATTAAGTGACCTCCTGATGCTTCCTAAGGATATGCTCTTAAGTTCATCCATTAGGAAAGAG GTGTGCCCAATGTTTACTGCACCTCTAATCAGGAGGATACTAGACAATTTTGTCCCAGATGAGTTTTGTCCTGATCCAATTCCTGATCATGTTTTTGAAGCTCTGGACTCACAG CAGGATGATCTTGATGATGGAAATGAGTCCATCAACGATTTCCCATGCAATGCAGCTCCCATTGCATATTCACCTCCACCAGCAACTACCATTACTAGCATTACGGGGGAGATTGGAAGTGAATCTCAGCTTAGAAGAAGCAAATCTTCCGTTGTTAGGAAGTCATACACCAGTGATGATGAACTCGATGAACTAAACTATCCATTATCTTTGATATTGAATAATGGCTCCTCCGCACCACCATCAACAAAGTCCAATTGCAAGTGGAAAGAGAGTCGCGATGAATCTTCCATTAGATTTGAACTTCTGAAGGATGTCTGGATGAACAGTGAATGA
- the LOC137815622 gene encoding uncharacterized protein, whose protein sequence is MVSTRSMERMTEADQTMLLLSLQREMAEMRRKAEEAAQKNEQELQVLRRENEDMRKKLGEGGPSVIPTNVVGKSYTSPPNPDVAEGTRGRPPPRETEMGDESCLIKSTRTTLTADPNRRHPFTNNIIEVPLPEKWKGFNRDRYDGSTDPDEHMDAYTTHMSLYTSDDAVLCRVFPTSLKGAALSWFTKLSPNSIDSFATLVAKFETQFATSRPHHLTSIALVGIRQEKGESLRAFVDRFSKVAMSIRNLSPDVAMHHMLTALRPGPFADNLCMQPADSLDELRKRAAKYMQLEELREFRNQARAEAGGERKEEKDRQARPTQRTDRRRENRDRLIRFSRYTPLTAERGRILDEALNAELIPPPRKVASPNNADWRKQCRYHQNTGHSTDECQALKDKIEELIQAGHLRRFVRNGRDPPGRADPPRRTRSPQRGRENQNNRGDRQPARADPPRRDDPPREGDRRGNREVINTIAGGFAGGGSTNNARKKHLRAVHQVNAVAFRPRMPPITFTDEDFKGVDYRQQDDPMVIAVDIDRFTIRKTFVDQGSSVDILYWKTFKAMRMTEAEMMPYDDHVVGFSGERVGTKGYIDLYTTFGEGKNTKTIKIRYLVIDANTSYNILLGRPSINRLMAIVSTLHLAMKFPSKTGDILTVHVD, encoded by the coding sequence ATGGTTTCGACAAGAAGCATGGAAAGGATGACTGAAGCCGACCAAACAATGCTGCTGCTATCTCTCCAGAGGGAGATGGCCGAAATGCGAAGAAAGGCCGAGGAGGCCGCTCAGAAAAATGAGCAAGAGCTGCAAGTTCTCCGCAGGGAGAACGAAGATATGAGAAAGAAGCTGGGGGAGGGAGGACCCTCTGTCATACCGACGAACGTGGTCGGCAAGTCCTACACCTCTCCCCCCAACCCGGATGTGGCCGAGGGGACGAGAGGCCGACCCCCTCCCCGCGAGACTGAAATGGGCGACGAGTCATGCCTAATCAAATCCACCCGGACTACCCTGACGGCCGACCCGAACCGCCGTCACCCCTTTACGAACAACATCATCGAAGTCCCACTTCCTGAgaagtggaagggtttcaaccgaGACCGATATGACGGGTCcaccgacccggacgagcatatggATGCCTACACCACCCATATGAGTCTCTACACCTCGGACGACGCCGTCTTGTGCCGAGTGTTCCCCACATCCTTGAAGGGTGCAGCCCTTAGCTGGTTCACCAAGCTCTCACCCAACTCCATCGACAGCTTTGCCACGCTCGTCGCAAAGTTCGAAACACAGTTCGCGACCAGCCGGCCGCATCATCTGACCTCAATCGCCCTGGTAGGCATCCGccaggagaagggagagtcgcTGAGAGCCTTCGTGGATAGGTTCAGTAAAGTTGCGATGAGCATCCGAAATCTGAGTCCGGATGTCgccatgcaccacatgctgacgGCCCTGCGCCCGGGGCCCTTTGCCGACAACCTATGCATGCAACCGGCCGACAGCCTGGATGAGCTGAGAAAGAGAGCCGCTAAGTACATGCAGCTGGAGGAACTAAGAGAGTTCCGCAACCAAGCCCGTGCCGAGGCCGGCggagaaaggaaggaagaaAAGGACCGCCAGGCGCGGCCGACACAGAGAACTGACCGGCGACGGGAGAATCGAGATCGACTGATTCGATTCTCGAGATACACGCCGTTGACGGCTGAGAGAGGGAGGATCTTGGACGAGGCCCTCAACGCCGAGTTGATCCCTCCCCCAAGGAAGGTAGCCAGCCCAAATAATGCCGACTGGAGGAAGCAGTGTCGGTACCATCAAAACACCGGACACTCGACCGACGAGTGTCAGGCCCTCAAGGATAAGATCGAGGAACTTATCCAGGCTGGGCATCTCCGCCGTTTCGTCAGGAATGGCCGAGACCCACCCGGCCGGGCGGATCCACCCAGGCGGACGAGGTCACCCCAGCGCGGCCGAGAAAACCAAAATAACAGAGGCGACCGGCAACCTGCAAGGGCCGACCCCCCTCGAAGGGACGATCCCCCAAGGGAGGGCGATAGGAGAGGTAACCGAGAGGTTATCAACACCATAGCCGGCGGTTTCGCCGGGGGAGGAAGCACAAACAACGCCCGGAAGAAGCACCTCCGGGCGGTACACCAGGTAAACGCCGTGGCGTTCCGACCAAGGATGCCACCCATCACGTTCACGGACGAAGACTTTAAAGGCGTGGACTACCGCCAGCAAGACGACCCGATGGTGATAGCGGTCGACATAGATCGATTCACCATAAGGAAGACCttcgtggaccaaggaagttcggtagATATCCTCTACTGGAAAACTTTCAAGGCCATGAGAATGACCGAGGCCGAGATGATGCCATACGACGACCACGTGGTAGGGTTCTCGGGCGAGAGAGTGGGTACCAAGGGATATATCGACTTGTACACCACCTTCGGAGAGGGGAAGAACACCAAGACCATCAAAATCCGGTACCTGGTCATCGACgccaacacctcctacaacatcctcctcggcCGACCATCCATCAACCGGCTGATGGCCATAGTATCAACCCTCCACCTCGCAATGAAATTCCCTTCAAAGACAGGAGACATTCTCACAGTCCACGTGGACTAG
- the LOC137813712 gene encoding uncharacterized protein isoform X2: protein MKGKNRRSGGAVHMEYLIHIQEIKPWPPSQSLRLLRSVLIQWENGERASGSTGIVSPSPSPSSVAGEGKLEFNESFKLPVTLSRDMSIRNSTAEVFQKNCLEFHLYETRRDKTVKGQLLGTAIIDLADCGVLRETLSIRTPLNCQRNYRNTDQPLLFIQIEPVEKSYPRSSLKDSLSKGVPKDNNGNESVSALMNGEYAEEAEIASFSDDDVSSHSSVAAVTTSSESSACMPPEQEENGPNGSAQNSGRNDKGYHPLASETRVEKLNVMEQDAYERLERSSSYVSSMDVFSEVESPVNGHASITSIPQYRSVTTPKQVASLNADSSPPALEENSKSRFRSSEHENLDQEGCEKVANSREMGTVVQLNSNESDFDIYSRTTTSLGSDYLDKNPSIGLETKDNLSEICEEVDKSLVQEGGSIEDKHGNEMLHFDKLYLVEDESVMQYAKDQALLSSNLYSSGGSDNGLKCNFLKNERLKHVKSVRSSSSDSVRSIGSLGNNHLTEVKENGVNGDVQNNGGNIQSSDRKEAKVYPREAKKVILDSKIEHMENKIKMLEGELREAAAIEAALFSVVAEHGSSMSKVHAPARRLSRLYLHACKENIEARRAGAAKSAVSGLVLVAKACGNDVPRLTFWLSNSIVLRTIISKTTKNMTPSNPSGSRTRKNGEAKVGNVTQHLIWRGFSPRKNDYTAFENGGIGKWDDLNVFTSALEKVEAWIFSRIVESIWWQSLTPCMHLSDAKVNRKDSSKNYKSMSGSCDQEQGNLSLDIWKNAFREACERLCPIRAGGHECGCLSVLPRLIMEQCVARLDVAMFNAILRESNDDIPTDPVSDPISDPRVLPIPPGKSSFGSGAQLKTAIGNWSRWLTDLFGLDDDDSLDRDGDDLGSNDGSQNTSFKSFHLLNALSDLLMLPKDMLLSSSIRKEVCPMFTAPLIRRILDNFVPDEFCPDPIPDHVFEALDSQDDLDDGNESINDFPCNAAPIAYSPPPATTITSITGEIGSESQLRRSKSSVVRKSYTSDDELDELNYPLSLILNNGSSAPPSTKSNCKWKESRDESSIRFELLKDVWMNSE, encoded by the exons ATGAAAGGAAAGAACAGGAGAAGTGGTGGTGCTGTTCATATGGAATACCTAATTCACATTCAGGAGATCAAGCCTTGGCCCCCATCGCAATCTCTGAGATTGCTTCGTTCAGTATTGATACAATGGGAGAATGGGGAACGTGCTTCAGGGTCTACTGGTATTGTTTCCCCTTCTCCCAGTCCTAGTTCTGTTGCTGGTGAAGGAAAGCTTGAGTTTAATGAATCATTTAAGCTTCCTGTAACTCTGTCAAGGGATATGTCTATCAGAAATAGTACTGCTGAGGTGTTCCAAAAGAATTGCTTGGAGTTCCACTTGTACGAGACTCGAAGAGACAAGACTGTTAAAGGGCAGTTGCTGGGAACTGCCATCATAGACTTGGCAGATTGTGGTGTACTTAGAGAGACTTTGAGTATTCGTACGCCATTGAACTGCCAGAGGAATTACAGAAACACGGATCAGCCACTTTTGTTCATTCAAATTGAGCCTGTTGAAAAGAGTTACCCTAGATCCTCTTTGAAAGACAGCTTGTCAAAGGGGGTGCCAAAGGACAATAACGGCAATGAATCTGTATCAGCATTGATGAATGGAGAGTATGCTGAGGAAGCTGAGATTGCTTCTTTTAGTGATGATGATGTTTCCTCTCATTCGTCTGTGGCTGCAGTCACTACTTCCTCTGAGTCTAGCGCATGTATGCCTCCCGAGCAAGAAGAG AATGGACCAAATGGATCAGCTCAAAACAGTGGTAGGAATGACAAGGGGTATCACCCATTGGCCTCAGAGACAAGAGTTGAGAAGTTGAATGTGATGGAGCAAGATGCATATGAGAGACTGGAGAGGAGTTCTTCCTATGTGTCTTCCATGGATGTGTTCTCTGAAGTTGAGAGTCCAGTAAATGGTCATGCCTCTATTACAAGCATTCCCCAGTATAGATCAGTGACTACCCCAAAGCAGGTTGCTTCTTTAAATGCTGATTCTTCTCCCCCAGCCTTAGAGGAAAATTCTAAGAGCAGGTTCAGAAGCAGTGAGCATGAAAATTTGGATCAGGAGGGTTGTGAAAAAGTTGCCAATTCTAGAGAAATGGGTACAGTTGTTCAACTAAACAGTAATGAAAGTGATTTTGACATCTATTCTAGAACCACTACATCTCTAGGTAGTGATTACCTCGACAAGAATCCAAGCATTGGTTTGGAAACCAAAGACAACTTAAGTGAGATATGTGAGGAAGTTGATAAAAGTCTTGTGCAGGAGGGGGGTTCCATTGAGGATAAGCATGGAAATGAAATGTTGCATTTTGATAAGCTGTATCTTGTTGAAGATGAATCAGTGATGCAATATGCAAAAGATCAAGCTTTATTGAGTAGCAATTTATATTCTTCAGGTGGGTCAGATAATGGTTTGAAATGCAATTTTCTGAAAAACGAAAGATTAAAGCATGTTAAGTCTGTAAGGTCATCATCATCAGACTCGGTTAGGAGTATTGGGTCACTTGGTAACAATCATCTCACTGAGGTAAAGGAAAATGGTGTTAATGGAGATGTCCAAAATAATGGAGGGAACATTCAAAGCAGTGACAGAAAAGAGGCCAAGGTTTATCCAAGGGAAGCTAAAAAGGTAATTTTAGACAGCAAGATTGAACACATGGAAAACAAGATAAAGATGCTTGAAGGAGAGTTAAGAGAAGCTGCTGCTATTGAGGCTGCTTTATTTTCAGTAGTTGCCGAACATGGAAGCTCAATGAGTAAGGTTCATGCCCCAGCTCGGCGCCTTTCCAGGCTGTACCTTCATGCTTGTAAAGAAAATATTGAGGCAAGAAGGGCTGGGGCTGCTAAAAGTGCTGTTTCAGGATTAGTCCTTGTTGCGAAGGCATGTGGAAATGATGTCCCAAG GTTGACATTTTGGCTGTCTAATTCTATTGTGCTGAGAACAATTATAAGCAAAACTACCAAAAACATGACACCATCTAATCCTTCTGGATCTAGAACAAGGAAGAATGGAGAGGCCAAAGTTGGAAATGTAACACAACATCTAATATGGAGGGGGTTCTCTCCTAGGAAAAACGATTATACAGCTTTTGAGAATGGGGGTATAGGTAAGTGGGATGACCTAAATGTGTTCACCTCAGCATTGGAAAAGGTAGAAGCTTGGATCTTTTCTCGCATTGTGGAATCTATTTGGTGGCAG TCTTTGACTCCATGTATGCATCTTTCTGATGCAAAGGTCAATCGTAAAGATTcttcaaaaaactataaaaGTATGTCTGGCTCATGTGACCAAGAGCAGGGAAATTTATCGCTAGATATTTGGAAGAATGCTTTTAGAGAAGCCTGTGAAAGGCTATGTCCTATCCGAGCTGGAGGGCATGAGTGTGGTTGTTTGTCTGTGCTGCCTAGATTG ATAATGGAGCAGTGTGTGGCAAGATTGGATGTTGCCATGTTCAATGCCATTCTTCGGGAATCTAATGATGATATTCCAACCGATCCTGTATCTGATCCCATCAGTGATCCCAGGGTTCTCCCCATTCCACCTGGTAAATCAAGCTTCGGATCTGGTGCACAGCTAAAAACAGCG ATCGGGAACTGGTCTAGATGGCTGACCGACCTATTTGGTCTGGATGATGATGATTCACTTGATAGAGATGGTGATGACCTTGGCAGCAATGATGGAAGTCAAAATACATCCTTCAAATCCTTCCATCTTCTTAATGCATTAAGTGACCTCCTGATGCTTCCTAAGGATATGCTCTTAAGTTCATCCATTAGGAAAGAG GTGTGCCCAATGTTTACTGCACCTCTAATCAGGAGGATACTAGACAATTTTGTCCCAGATGAGTTTTGTCCTGATCCAATTCCTGATCATGTTTTTGAAGCTCTGGACTCACAG GATGATCTTGATGATGGAAATGAGTCCATCAACGATTTCCCATGCAATGCAGCTCCCATTGCATATTCACCTCCACCAGCAACTACCATTACTAGCATTACGGGGGAGATTGGAAGTGAATCTCAGCTTAGAAGAAGCAAATCTTCCGTTGTTAGGAAGTCATACACCAGTGATGATGAACTCGATGAACTAAACTATCCATTATCTTTGATATTGAATAATGGCTCCTCCGCACCACCATCAACAAAGTCCAATTGCAAGTGGAAAGAGAGTCGCGATGAATCTTCCATTAGATTTGAACTTCTGAAGGATGTCTGGATGAACAGTGAATGA
- the LOC137815623 gene encoding uncharacterized protein has product MSTVSRPTSSSSGHSSPSPGRSSPTLGSSPSSSSSSSSSSSTAGPLSVGVVEAPPMVEVVRGDDPVNAVDRSDSSPAVIVGRPVFPPAGVIDRPESIPTAVPLVDLSWVDPKVVEFSSTYATEKSVAKFLAKYPVLKAGEDSDGSSDPDYFRILPSTMVNEKPAGVSVLDEYRKRAADRKGRRSIDVLPANAPAAPAAEREQADPSHKSKKRARDGGNIATTYRSPGSLPTPPPSRREIVEVGSLSPRHVEQASGASAGGHRPPISALDLLGGSHKFTRRVRVALPEGTWESIRSVGPMDLLKSGLELMCRSIVLVEQGIEGHGQHAEDASRLEQDLAEARENLKRSLAANEDLSASAAREAAERELAEKDAAEARRLLALAKEEASRAVAEAVEVKKVVEEKLSSSAAELAALQAAKDQVEAELDRNYDESEELLKQCFDRAVRQAHFLYGGPPATGEFNMDYEVHQGRLVPSAEAGSLEASEARAVRILEGEAEAEEGECLEVQD; this is encoded by the exons ATGTCGACCGTGTCTCGGCCTACTTCCTCTTCGTCTGGCCATTCTTCCCCTTCCCCCGGTCGTTCTTCTCCCACCCTTGGGTCGtctccttcttcctcttcctcttcttcctcttcatcttctacCGCCGGCCCTTTATCGGTTGGTGTGGTTGAGGCGCCTCCCATGGTAGAGGTGGTCAGGGGGGATGACCCGGTTAACGCTGTTGACCGGTCGGACTCTTCCCCCGCCGTCATCGTTGGTCGACCGGTCTTTCCTCCGGCCGGTGTCATTGACCGGCCGGAATCTATCCCGACGGCCGTCCCGCTAGTGGATCTTAGTTGGGTGGATCCTAAGGTTGTGGAGTTCTCGTCCACTTATGCTACCGAAAAGTCTGTGGCCAAGTTTTTGGCTAAGTATCCAGTTTTGAAAGCGGGCGAGGACTCTGACGGTTCTAGCGATCCAGACTACTTTAGGATCTTGCCTT CTACGATGGTTAACGAGAAACCAGCCGGCGTAAGCGTCCTCGACGAGTACCGGAAGAGGGCGGCAGACCGAAAGGGACGTCGAAGCATCGACGTTCTTCCTGCGAACGCTCCTGCCGCCCCTGCTGCCGAGAGGGAACAGGCCGACCCTTCCCACAAGTCCAAGAAAAGGGCGAGGGATGGTGGTAACATTGCCACCACCTACCGCTCCCCCGGCTCTCTACCGACGCCGCCTCCTTCCCGCCGCGAGATAGTCGAGGTGGGCTCTCTCTCCCCTCGGCACGTGGAGCAAGCATCCGGTGCTTCAGCTGGTGGCCATCGACCGCCGATCTCGGCCCTAGATCTTCTAGGGGGTAGTCACAAGTTCACGCGTAGGGTTCGCGTGGCTCTCCCTGAGGGGACCTGGGAGTCGATCCGGTCGGTCGGCCCCATGGACCTGCTGAAGAGTGGGCTGGAGCTTATGTGCCGGTCCATTGTCCTTGTTGAGCAAGGGATCGAAGGTCACGGTCAACATGCCGAGGATGCCTCTCGGTTGGAGCAGGATCTGGCCGAGGCTCGCGAGAACTTGAAGCGGTCTTTGGCTGCCAATGAAGACCTATCGGCCAGTGCCGCTCGGGAGGCTGCCGAGAGGGAGCTCGCTGAGAAAGATGCTGCCGAGGCGAGACGGCTTTTGGCCTTGGCCAAAGAGGAGGCTTCGAGGGCGGTAGCCGAAGCTGTCGAGGTGAAGAAGGTGGTTGAGGAGAAGCTTTCGTCCTCGGCCGCTGAATTGGCCGCCCTCCAAGCTGCCAAGGACCAAGTTGAAGCTGAACTCGACCGGAACTACGACGAGTCGGAGGAGCTGCTTAAGCAGTGCTTCGACCGAGCCGTGCGCCAAGCCCATTTTCTTTATGGGGGACCGCCGGCCACTGGTGAATTTAACATGGACTATGAAGTTCACCAAGGTCGGTTGGTTCCAAGTGCCGAGGCGGGGTCTTTGGAGGCATCGGAGGCTCGGGCGGTCAGGATCCTTGAGGGGGAGGCCGAGGCTGAGGAGGGGGAGTGCTTGGAAGTCCAAGACTAG